A region of Pyxidicoccus trucidator DNA encodes the following proteins:
- a CDS encoding LVIVD repeat-containing protein: protein MASPSLSPRVWLFACALALVTLAGCDDTPAPVVDAGTSPVEDSGTVDAGPEPWDGGYTVLEERGDWLDRGPHAPCTLNPGTTPSCDDLTPSMFDLSSCDADALASVEPHGIYQAGMRAETVAQDGGTTVLFSAVGFMLHSDGGADTLATRPVVTRHTDGGTFFIASRPPSTPSTNFAFAGCKTPSPGVITGCFIRCVSGRFSRTGTFEAHRMAWPPGEAESSGGLVLRSESRVELGQPADIYVTKDHAYVVSLDRPGRAGGLTVFDVSDRSHPVFKTSISIPGDSNWNGAWALGDALYVASDVSGTIVYDISRPAEPAFLRALPSGQYGVHTVLVDGDRLYAADNEGLTRVYDVSRPLDPVLRQTISLDSVLAAGGSPHDHFAYQGRLYINNTYAGFSIVDVSNLDDVRHLGQYVHGSYSHHSAVGTFAGRTIAFEGGEFAASHLRVLDVTDPAHIVKIGEHRKRPVSSIHNMILRGDRLYIAWYQEGLRVLDVSNPTKPREVAHFNTFRESDPGRSDGIFVGAYGIRIPGDDFLYVVESARGLLILDEP, encoded by the coding sequence ATGGCGTCCCCTTCGCTCTCTCCGCGCGTATGGCTGTTCGCCTGTGCGCTGGCGCTCGTCACCCTCGCTGGCTGCGATGACACCCCGGCCCCCGTCGTGGACGCGGGCACTTCCCCTGTGGAGGACTCGGGGACAGTCGACGCGGGGCCCGAGCCGTGGGACGGCGGCTACACCGTGCTGGAGGAGCGCGGTGACTGGCTGGACCGGGGTCCCCATGCCCCGTGCACCCTCAACCCGGGGACGACGCCGAGCTGTGATGACCTGACACCGTCCATGTTCGACCTGTCGTCGTGTGACGCGGACGCGCTCGCCAGCGTGGAGCCCCATGGCATCTACCAGGCCGGCATGCGCGCGGAGACAGTCGCCCAGGACGGCGGCACCACCGTGCTCTTCTCCGCCGTCGGCTTCATGCTCCACTCCGACGGCGGCGCCGACACCCTGGCCACCCGGCCCGTCGTCACCCGGCATACCGACGGCGGCACCTTCTTCATCGCCAGCCGGCCTCCGAGTACGCCCTCCACCAACTTCGCCTTCGCCGGCTGCAAGACTCCCTCGCCCGGCGTCATCACCGGCTGCTTCATCCGCTGCGTCAGTGGACGGTTCTCCCGCACTGGCACCTTCGAGGCGCATCGCATGGCCTGGCCTCCCGGCGAGGCGGAGTCCTCCGGCGGGCTGGTGCTGCGCTCGGAGTCACGGGTGGAACTGGGCCAGCCCGCGGACATCTATGTCACCAAGGACCATGCCTACGTCGTCTCGCTCGACAGGCCGGGCCGCGCTGGAGGCCTCACCGTCTTCGACGTGAGCGACCGGAGCCACCCTGTCTTCAAGACGTCCATCAGCATCCCCGGTGACTCCAACTGGAACGGCGCCTGGGCCCTCGGCGACGCCCTGTACGTTGCCAGTGATGTCTCGGGCACCATCGTCTACGACATCTCCCGGCCCGCCGAGCCCGCCTTCCTGCGCGCCCTGCCCTCGGGGCAGTACGGCGTGCACACCGTGCTCGTCGACGGAGACCGGCTGTATGCCGCGGACAATGAGGGCCTCACGCGCGTCTACGACGTCTCGCGCCCGCTGGATCCCGTGCTGCGGCAGACCATCAGCCTGGACTCGGTCCTCGCCGCAGGGGGAAGCCCCCATGACCACTTCGCCTACCAGGGCCGCCTCTACATCAACAACACCTACGCCGGGTTCTCCATCGTGGACGTCTCCAACCTCGATGACGTGCGACACCTGGGGCAGTACGTGCATGGCAGCTATTCGCACCACAGCGCGGTGGGCACCTTCGCCGGCCGCACCATTGCCTTCGAGGGCGGTGAGTTCGCCGCCTCCCACCTGCGCGTGCTGGACGTCACGGACCCGGCCCACATCGTGAAGATTGGCGAGCACCGCAAGCGCCCCGTCTCCTCCATCCACAACATGATTCTGCGCGGAGACCGCCTCTACATCGCCTGGTACCAGGAGGGCCTGCGCGTGCTGGACGTGTCCAACCCCACGAAGCCGCGCGAGGTGGCGCACTTCAACACCTTCCGCGAGTCGGACCCCGGCCGGTCGGACGGCATCTTCGTGGGCGCCTACGGCATCCGCATTCCCGGGGATGACTTCCTCTACGTCGTGGAGTCCGCTCGCGGGCTGCTCATCCTCGACGAGCCCTGA
- a CDS encoding serine/threonine-protein kinase yields MTACPAETTLSDLLAGLLPAEQRTQVLAHVERCHDCQRVLAAAEADSMSESVSAGSPPAPLERGATLSRYVVLERIGAGAMGVVYAAYDPDLDRQVALKMLRPEGRQVEELRQRLVLEAQSLARLSHANVVSVFDVGTHEGCVFLAMELVDGVTLAEWLRTPRSWQEVLRVFTEAGRGLLAAHAAGLVHRDFKPANVLVGRDGRARVTDFGMARPLNRGQVAASKSGAPGAAASMASPLTRTGVLLGTPAYMAPELLDGRRADALSDQFSFCVALHEALYGVRPFEGSSLEEVARAAQEERLRPAPHGTKVPAWVRRVVLRGLKPRPEDRYPSMEPLLAALAPPPRRVWARVAALAGAACVLGAVGAWALAHRAEARCAQEAEKLGAAWGPVQREQVRAAFLATGAPHAADAWEKVAGFLDAHASQWRTLRTEACVTSHEQPASNVWQTAACLDARLWQLAAVTGVLKQADAQTVRNSRRLVMSLEGLTGCRDAPELATRPQPPEALQPRVDAARRKLAEARAETDAGRYAQGLALTSALLKDLQDLDYKPLEAEVLLAHGELLHLGDKPKDAEDALYKSVFAAEAGHDDETVARAWNYLLWVVGDQLARSEDAERIAQHAQAAVARLGRERFPDIAADYHLRWGSVLLQQGKYTQAEAEIPKGVELAKRAHGEDSLQAAEFLHALGRVHYRQKRLQQAVDAHLRSLQIMERQLGPHHPELSISLNSLAYDYDALGRADEALAALQRAVGLYSDVEGEEPINLAVVLGTLGTKLRDQGRAEEAERSMERARAIFERTLGPDNPLTALAFSQLGRLASEADRPDKAFALFAEAEKRFERALGPDSQRLTAVLFFRAPAYTRVGRYAEARKDLQRAKAILEKEHGPDNVNMALVAAPLSQVALAEGHPKEALDICERSLALNEKAQGPRSMAVALDLVCLSEAHLGLGAPEKARPLLERAREFLDGVSTAKLYSAWARFLMARALVAQRAPDRARAMALAEEARVALEAQGTRARPELEKVRVWQQDLSRR; encoded by the coding sequence ATGACGGCTTGTCCTGCTGAGACGACGCTGAGTGATTTGCTGGCGGGGCTGCTCCCGGCGGAGCAGCGCACGCAGGTGCTGGCGCACGTGGAGCGCTGTCACGACTGCCAGCGGGTCCTGGCGGCGGCGGAAGCCGACTCGATGAGCGAAAGCGTGTCCGCCGGGTCGCCCCCCGCGCCGCTGGAGCGCGGTGCCACGCTGTCTCGGTACGTGGTGCTGGAGCGCATCGGCGCCGGGGCCATGGGCGTGGTGTACGCGGCCTATGACCCGGACCTGGACCGCCAGGTGGCCCTCAAGATGCTGCGTCCGGAGGGCCGGCAGGTGGAGGAGTTGCGCCAGCGGCTGGTGCTGGAGGCCCAGTCGCTGGCCCGCCTCTCCCACGCCAACGTCGTCTCCGTCTTCGACGTGGGCACGCATGAGGGCTGCGTCTTCCTGGCCATGGAGCTGGTGGACGGCGTCACGCTCGCGGAGTGGCTGAGAACGCCGCGCTCCTGGCAGGAGGTGCTGCGCGTCTTCACCGAGGCGGGGCGGGGGCTCCTGGCCGCGCACGCGGCGGGACTGGTGCACCGCGACTTCAAGCCCGCCAACGTCCTTGTCGGCAGGGACGGGCGCGCGCGGGTGACGGACTTCGGCATGGCAAGGCCTCTCAACCGGGGGCAGGTCGCCGCGTCGAAATCAGGGGCGCCCGGCGCGGCCGCCTCCATGGCCAGCCCGCTCACGCGCACGGGCGTGCTGCTGGGGACGCCCGCGTACATGGCGCCGGAGCTGCTCGACGGAAGGCGGGCGGACGCGCTGTCGGACCAGTTCAGCTTCTGCGTGGCCCTTCACGAAGCGCTCTACGGCGTGCGTCCCTTCGAGGGCAGCAGCCTGGAGGAGGTGGCCCGCGCCGCGCAGGAGGAACGCCTGCGCCCGGCGCCCCACGGCACGAAGGTGCCCGCCTGGGTGCGGCGCGTGGTGCTTCGCGGGCTGAAGCCGCGCCCCGAGGACCGCTACCCCTCCATGGAGCCGCTGCTGGCGGCGCTCGCGCCTCCGCCCCGGCGTGTGTGGGCCCGCGTGGCGGCACTCGCGGGCGCGGCCTGCGTACTGGGCGCGGTGGGCGCCTGGGCCCTGGCGCACCGGGCCGAGGCGCGCTGCGCGCAGGAGGCGGAGAAGCTTGGCGCGGCGTGGGGCCCCGTGCAGCGCGAGCAGGTGCGCGCGGCCTTCCTCGCCACGGGCGCGCCTCATGCGGCCGACGCCTGGGAGAAGGTGGCGGGGTTTCTGGACGCGCACGCCTCGCAGTGGCGCACCCTGCGCACCGAGGCCTGTGTCACGTCCCACGAGCAGCCCGCGAGCAACGTGTGGCAGACGGCAGCCTGCCTCGACGCCCGGCTGTGGCAGCTCGCCGCCGTCACCGGCGTGCTGAAGCAGGCGGACGCGCAGACGGTGCGCAACTCGCGGCGGCTCGTCATGTCCCTGGAGGGGCTCACGGGGTGTCGCGATGCGCCGGAGCTCGCCACCCGCCCGCAGCCGCCCGAGGCGCTCCAGCCCCGCGTGGACGCCGCCCGGCGCAAGCTGGCCGAGGCCCGCGCGGAGACTGACGCGGGCCGGTATGCGCAGGGGCTCGCGCTCACGTCCGCCCTCCTGAAGGACCTCCAGGACCTGGACTACAAGCCCCTCGAGGCCGAGGTGCTCCTCGCCCACGGGGAGCTGCTGCACCTGGGCGACAAGCCGAAGGACGCGGAGGACGCCCTCTACAAGTCCGTGTTCGCGGCCGAAGCCGGGCATGACGACGAGACGGTGGCGCGCGCGTGGAACTACCTGCTCTGGGTGGTGGGAGACCAGCTGGCCCGCTCCGAGGACGCGGAGCGCATCGCCCAGCATGCCCAGGCCGCCGTGGCTCGACTGGGCCGTGAGCGCTTCCCGGACATTGCCGCGGACTACCACCTGAGGTGGGGCTCGGTGCTCCTCCAGCAGGGGAAGTACACCCAGGCGGAGGCGGAAATCCCCAAGGGGGTGGAGCTGGCGAAGCGCGCCCACGGCGAGGACAGCCTTCAGGCCGCCGAGTTCCTCCACGCGCTCGGCCGGGTGCACTACCGGCAGAAGCGGCTGCAGCAGGCCGTGGACGCCCATCTCCGCTCGCTCCAGATCATGGAGCGCCAGCTCGGGCCCCATCACCCCGAGCTTTCCATCAGCCTCAACAGCCTCGCCTACGACTACGACGCCCTCGGCCGCGCCGACGAGGCGCTCGCCGCCCTGCAGCGGGCCGTTGGCCTGTACTCGGACGTCGAGGGCGAGGAGCCCATCAACCTCGCGGTAGTGCTCGGCACCCTCGGCACGAAGTTGAGGGACCAGGGCCGCGCGGAGGAGGCCGAGCGCAGCATGGAGCGCGCACGCGCCATCTTCGAGCGCACCCTCGGCCCGGACAACCCGCTCACCGCCCTGGCTTTCTCCCAGCTCGGCCGGCTGGCCAGTGAAGCGGACCGGCCCGACAAGGCCTTCGCCCTCTTCGCCGAGGCCGAGAAGCGCTTCGAGCGCGCCCTGGGCCCGGACTCGCAGCGGCTCACCGCGGTGCTCTTCTTCCGTGCGCCGGCGTACACCCGGGTGGGCCGCTACGCCGAGGCCCGGAAGGACCTCCAGCGCGCGAAGGCCATCCTCGAGAAGGAGCACGGCCCCGACAACGTCAACATGGCCCTGGTGGCCGCGCCGCTGAGCCAGGTGGCCCTGGCCGAGGGACACCCGAAGGAGGCGCTCGACATCTGCGAGCGCTCCCTGGCCCTCAATGAGAAGGCCCAGGGGCCCCGTTCCATGGCCGTGGCGCTGGACCTCGTCTGCCTCTCGGAAGCACACCTCGGCCTGGGCGCGCCGGAGAAGGCCCGCCCCCTGTTGGAGCGCGCCCGGGAGTTCCTCGATGGCGTCTCCACCGCGAAGCTGTATTCAGCCTGGGCCCGCTTCCTGATGGCGCGGGCATTGGTGGCGCAGCGTGCGCCGGACCGGGCGCGCGCGATGGCCCTCGCCGAGGAGGCCCGCGTCGCGCTCGAAGCCCAGGGCACCCGAGCCAGGCCAGAGCTGGAGAAGGTCCGGGTGTGGCAGCAGGACCTGTCCCGGCGGTGA
- a CDS encoding FHA domain-containing protein, with product MRVPDLTAETRDWLRSPENFQTVRVDAETGTLAWGDARPFSASLVYWRVEKYRVKATVRRKDGTVLSSVLLGGRGEVWSKGLTLGRDRTNTVVVDQEGVAPVHARVTVGGGHHPCYFIEVVEGLTSAGGTSASTPGERLRVPARQPLLLEVGPCVVEIE from the coding sequence GTGCGCGTCCCGGACCTCACCGCCGAAACCCGCGATTGGTTGCGCTCGCCGGAGAACTTCCAGACCGTCCGTGTAGATGCCGAAACAGGCACGCTCGCCTGGGGCGACGCGCGCCCGTTCAGCGCGTCGCTGGTGTACTGGCGCGTGGAGAAATACCGGGTGAAGGCGACCGTCCGCCGGAAGGACGGGACCGTCCTCTCCTCGGTGCTGCTCGGCGGCAGGGGCGAGGTCTGGTCGAAGGGGCTCACCCTCGGGCGGGACCGCACCAACACCGTTGTCGTGGACCAGGAAGGGGTGGCGCCGGTGCACGCCCGGGTGACGGTCGGCGGTGGTCACCACCCCTGCTATTTCATCGAGGTGGTGGAAGGCCTCACCTCGGCGGGAGGGACCTCCGCGTCAACGCCCGGTGAACGCCTGCGGGTCCCAGCCCGCCAGCCGCTCTTGCTGGAGGTGGGACCCTGCGTCGTGGAGATTGAGTAA